A single region of the Drosophila takahashii strain IR98-3 E-12201 chromosome 2R, DtakHiC1v2, whole genome shotgun sequence genome encodes:
- the LOC108065989 gene encoding uncharacterized protein gives MSFGRALGGFVLTGVPRSRSLHQRRTRRPFPVVPDARMKTPAQSSRPPRILVKSFLALHQLDSAYMQDAPRDLRDFFMSNWKNVKS, from the coding sequence ATGTCTTTTGGTCGAGCTCTCGGGGGTTTTGTACTTACGGGTGTTCCCCGGAGCAGGAGCTTACATCAGAGGAGAACGCGAAGACCATTTCCTGTGGTCCCCGATGCGAGGATGAAAACTCCAGCTCAGTCTTCCCGACCGCCGCGTATCCTGGTCAAGAGCTTTCTGGCCCTACACCAACTGGACTCGGCTTACATGCAGGATGCTCCACGTGACCTTAGAGACTTTTTTATgtcaaattggaaaaatgtaaaGAGCTGA
- the LOC108062534 gene encoding uncharacterized protein, with the protein MLPTNQNLSALSTYVRLAVRQAGCRMTGRLAFSTRRNQGVGDRDRDLNKNDEYLGRQRDEPNPEYHHAPRCYVKNFQKYQEQAQDRGEVQTTRFRNPRYRWADFRRRMVYGTYDI; encoded by the coding sequence ATGCTACCGACAAATCAGAACCTCTCGGCCCTATCCACTTATGTCCGACTGGCGGTCCGCCAAGCCGGGTGCCGTATGACTGGTAGACTGGCCTTTTCGACACGCCGCAACCAAGGCGTGGGCGATCGAGATCGAGATCTCAATAAGAACGATGAATACCTGGGCCGTCAGCGCGACGAACCCAATCCGGAGTACCACCATGCTCCCCGGTGCTATGTGAAGAACTTCCAGAAGTACCAGGAACAGGCACAGGACCGCGGCGAGGTGCAGACGACCCGCTTCCGCAATCCGCGTTACCGCTGGGCGGACTTCCGGCGACGAATGGTTTATGGAACCTATGACATCTAG
- the LOC108062537 gene encoding uncharacterized protein: protein MFPCRALIGFPIFKADTRLQHQRRMSEQRLPYHRRPVPVKLQERKDSWTDLKRPPFLLVKSFLNLRHMDADYGKDIARVTEELSFQPHRTLFINILQLPHRRYSETESFAEMMVKNPLASHSVPKP from the coding sequence ATGTTCCCATGTCGGGCCCTGATCGGATTCCCGATTTTCAAGGCTGATACGCGGTTACAACATCAGCGGAGAATGTCGGAGCAACGGCTCCCCTACCATCGCAGACCAGTGCCCGTGAAGCTTCAGGAGCGAAAGGACTCTTGGACCGATCTGAAGAGACCGCCCTTTCTGCTGGTCAAGAGCTTCCTGAACTTGCGCCACATGGACGCCGACTACGGGAAGGATATCGCGCGAGTTACGGAGGAGCTAAGTTTCCAGCCACACCGCACTCTCTTTATCAATATTCTACAGCTGCCGCATCGTCGCTATTCAGAAACGGAAAGCTTTGCGGAGATGATGGTTAAAAATCCGCTAGCCTCACACTCCGTTCCGAAGCCGTGA
- the LOC138912457 gene encoding venom serine protease codes for MCELKFSVVLVLILISVACAQQQCTRFYDLQPNRMINITSFNYPGAIPSGTNCRFRMKAPRNHVIYLNCRFELFPDTCGSEFLFISRDGDLQFRDAERYCRMGQVNRISNFQIMAFAYYSSSPQTQQRSRLSCQAVARPAPCDCGWSYPNRIANGVEAGKHEFPSMVGIRDLASNLPIFCGGSIVSDRFIMTAAHCTARQPVASRLLALVGEHDLSTDSESIYAAQHRIQNIFNHPGYMETASGNINDIALLQTVTPIEWSRGVAPVCLPIRQAESNFNYQNVDITGWGTLGFAASKSNTLQKATLLTMDNAVCRSRFNSSIASSQLCTYDSVGRGQDSCQYDSGGPVILRQRERMFQLGVISFGRACGQPFGIGVNTRVTSHLNWMWRYVGGAVCVR; via the exons ATGTGCGAGCTAAAGTTTTCGGTTGTACTAGTGCTTATATTAATCAGTGTGGCTTGTGCCCAACAACAGTGCACCAGGTTCTATGACTTGCAGCCAAATCGAATGATAAATATTACCAGTTTCAATTATCCCGGAGCTATACCAAGTGGTACTAACTGTCGATTTCGCATGAAAGCCCCCCGCAATCATGTGATCTATTTAAATTGTCGCTTTGAGTTG TTTCCGGACACCTGTGGCTCGGAGTTCCTGTTCATCTCGCGTGATGGTGACCTTCAGTTTCGGGATGCCGAACGCTACTGCCGCATGGGCCAGGTCAATCGGATATCCAACTTCCAGATAATGGCTTTCGCCTACTATTCAAGCAGTCCGCAGACCCAGCAGCGTTCCCGACTTAGCTGCCAAGCGGTGGCTCGTCCGGCACCCTGCGACTGCGGCTGGTCCTATCCGAATCGCATTGCTAATGGAGTGGAGGCGGGAAAACACGAGTTTCCTTCGATGGTGGGCATCCGGGACTTGGCCTCCAACCTGCCCATCTTCTGCGGCGGGAGTATTGTCAGCGATCGGTTCATTATGACCGCTGCACACTGTACCGCCCGCCAACCGGTGGCCAGCCGCCTATTAGCACTGGTTGGGGAGCATGACTTAAGCACAG ataGCGAATCGATTTACGCGGCTCAACATCGCATTCAAAATATCTTCAATCACCCTGGATACATGGAAACAGCATCTGGCAATATCAATGACATAGCACTGCTCCAGACGGTGACGCCCATAGAATGGTCCAGAGGAGTGGCGCCCGTTTGCCTTCCTATTCGACAAGC GGAGAGCAACTTTAACTACCAAAATGTAGACATCACGGGTTGGGGAACCCTGGGCTTTGCTGCCTCCAAGTCGAACACCCTGCAGAAGGCCACCCTGCTGACCATGGACAATGCCGTGTGCCGAAGTCGGTTTAACTCCAGCATCGCTTCCAGCCAGCTGTGCACCTACGACTCTGTCGGCAGGGGCCAGGATTCGTGTCAGTACGACTCTGGTGGCCCGGTGATCCTGCGTCAGCGTGAGCGGATGTTCCAGCTGGGCGTGATCAGCTTTGGACGGGCCTGCGGTCAGCCCTTTGGCATTGGGGTCAACACTCGGGTCACATCGCACCTCAACTGGATGTGGCGCTACGTGGGCGgggctgtgtgtgtgcgttaa
- the LOC108062540 gene encoding uncharacterized protein, which yields MIKIFRNLRGEGRCLARGFMTRPKIYQEPGVFVHPELRRTIPLVYFRRSDLPKKLDLKLHNNQDCGISPLERNRRCKEYFRQFCRRQHSCFSRTYQWSEFRRKMIYGSY from the coding sequence ATGatcaaaatttttaggaaCCTCCGAGGTGAGGGCCGGTGCCTTGCCCGCGGATTTATGACGCGACCAAAAATCTACCAGGAACCCGGCGTCTTTGTCCATCCGGAGCTGCGTCGCACCATTCCCCTCGTTTACTTCCGCAGAAGTGACTTGCCGAAGAAACTGGATCTCAAATTACATAACAACCAGGATTGCGGAATATCTCCTTTGGAGAGGAATCGAAGGTGCAAGGAGTACTTCCGCCAGTTTTGCAGGAGGCAGCACAGCTGCTTTTCCCGGACCTACCAATGGTCCGAGTTCCGCCGAAAGATGATCTACGGCAGTTACTAG
- the LOC108062532 gene encoding uncharacterized protein, whose protein sequence is MPIFARNLPSIRSLAKRSLIEGRRSLTSISGLEKGQGGAVQGLGPWSKDWPVREESFAAAQLLRQRQQNRQWSNNYSGLDSAMFRPVIKPDDMVPRRNNVVVSQNAAKRRNAKSAQFTHYDDTVAYKAQQNQQAVEERLDREPEAREAEEHDYESDLEVRSVRETVFGQPEDNEEEERDRARAEQELLQKVTLASSKMQERPLSESISRKVISPYNSYRSHRTRWAEFRHSMIYGRTSY, encoded by the coding sequence ATGCCAATTTTCGCAAGGAACCTGCCCTCGATTCGCAGCCTGGCCAAGCGCAGTCTGATCGAAGGCCGGCGCTCACTGACCAGCATTTCGGGGCTGGAGAAGGGCCAAGGTGGCGCGGTCCAGGGCTTGGGACCCTGGAGCAAGGATTGGCCTGTGAGGGAGGAGAGCTTTGCGGCCGCCCAGCTcctgcggcagcggcagcagaacCGCCAGTGGAGCAACAACTACTCCGGCCTGGACTCGGCCATGTTTCGGCCCGTGATCAAGCCGGATGATATGGTGCCGCGCCGCAACAATGTGGTGGTCTCCCAGAATGCAGCCAAGCGCCGGAACGCCAAGTCCGCTCAGTTTACCCACTATGACGACACGGTAGCCTACAAGGCGCAGCAGAATCAGCAGGCGGTGGAGGAGCGACTCGATCGCGAACCGGAAGCCAGGGAAGCCGAGGAGCACGACTACGAGTCAGATCTCGAGGTCCGGTCCGTTCGCGAGACCGTCTTTGGTCAGCCGGAGGacaacgaggaggaggagcgcgACCGAGCCCGGGCCGAGCAGGAGCTTCTCCAAAAGGTCACCCTCGCCTCCTCCAAAATGCAAGAGCGCCCGCTCAGCGAGTCCATCTCGCGGAAGGTCATCTCGCCGTACAACTCCTATCGCAGCCATCGCACTCGCTGGGCGGAGTTCCGGCACAGCATGATCTACGGCCGCACCAGCTATTAG
- the LOC108062527 gene encoding venom serine protease, giving the protein MAKMFSRCLISLVLLAPAVMAYFEGCDNTYNLSPGTTYVESPYYPQNYPGGTSCRYKFTAPLDYNIQVQCSIGLPSNNGQCTTDNFWLDPEGDLLMRGAENFCGSGSFTRESLFTEVVFAYISTGTKGGNFKCTLTTTKQNCNCGWSATSRIANGQAAAANEFPSFAALKDVTKNQASFCGGTIVAHRYILTAAHCIYMVNRAIDIVAIVGTNSLDKPSRYYQQYSIQQMIPHSRYVSDPSVNNDIAVLITASNIQWSRGVGPICLPPDGTNSLFTYDTVDVIGYGSIYFAGPRSSSLQKINLNVVSNQDCQTEYNSVATIYTGQMCTYDYSGTGRDSCQFDSGGPVILRKSRQFLVGIISYGKSCAESQYPMGVNTRITSYIGWIRQQIGNSNCVVSL; this is encoded by the exons ATGGCCAAAATGTTTAGCCGCTGTCTAATCTCGCTGGTGCTACTGGCACCTGCTGTGATGGCCTACTTCGAGGGCTGTGATAACACCTACAACCTGAGTCCGGGAACCACCTACGTTGAGTCGCCCTACTATCCCCAGAATTATCCTGGCGGAACTTCCTGTCGCTACAAGTTCACCGCCCCCTTGGACTACAACATTCAAGTGCAATGTTCTATTGGACTGCCATCG AATAATGGTCAGTGTACCACGGATAACTTTTGGCTGGACCCAGAGGGCGATCTCCTGATGCGTGGTGCTGAAAACTTCTGTGGCTCTGGATCTTTTACGCGGGAGTCGCTCTTCACGGAAGTGGTTTTCGCCTACATTTCCACAGGGACCAAAGGGGGAAACTTTAAGTGCACCCTGACCACCACCAAACAGAACTGCAACTGCGGCTGGTCGGCCACTTCGCGAATTGCCAATGgccaggcggcggcggccaacGAATTTCCCAGTTTTGCGGCCCTCAAGGACGTGACCAAGAATCAAGCATCCTTTTGCGGAGGAACCATAG tggCCCATCGTTATATACTAACTGCTGCCCACTGTATTTACATGGTCAATAGGGCTATAGATATTGTAGCTATTGTAGGAACTAATAGCTTGGATAAAC CTTCCAGATACTATCAACAATACAGTATACAACAAATGATACCCCACAGCCGATATGTAAGTGATCCCAGTGTGAATAATGATATTGCTGTTTTGATAACCGCCAGCAATATTCAATGGTCCCGTGGAGTAGGTCCCATCTGTCTGCCTCCTGACGGCAC AAATTCACTATTTACCTATGATACCGTCGATGTGATCGGCTATGGATCTATCTACTTTGCCGGACCCAGATCTTCAAGTCTGCAGAAGATCAATCTCAACGTGGTCAGCAATCAGGATTGCCAGACGGAATACAATAGTGTTGCCACGATATACACTGGACAAATGTGCACATATGATTATTCGGGCACAGGCCGCGACTCCTGTCAGTTCGATTCAGGTGGTCCAGTTATCCTTCGGAAATCCAGACAATTTTTGGTCGGAATAATCAGTTACGGAAAGAGTTGTGCGGAATCGCAGTATCCGATGGGTGTAAATACCAGGATAACGTCGTACATAGGTTGGATACGCCAACAGATTGGAAATTCTAACTGTGTGGTTAGCTTGTAA